The proteins below come from a single Chiloscyllium punctatum isolate Juve2018m chromosome 20, sChiPun1.3, whole genome shotgun sequence genomic window:
- the cxcl14 gene encoding C-X-C motif chemokine 14, protein MRGLVAAALLLLLVVICCIDVEAYKCKCNRKSPKISYKDVRKVETKPRYPYCKEKMIYVTMKKGARFKGRQYCLHPKLPTTRHLLKRYETWREDLRVYVE, encoded by the exons ATGAGGGGCTTGGTCGCCGCTGCCCTGCTCCTGCTGCTGGTCGTTATTTGCTGCATTGATGTGGAAG CTTATAAATGTAAGTGCAACCGGAAAAGTCCGAAGATCAGCTACAAGGATGTCAGGAAAGTGGAGACTAAACCGCGTTACCCCTACTGCAAGGAAAAGATGATCTA TGTCACCATGAAGAAAGGAGCTCGATTCAAGGGTCGCCAGTACTGTTTACATCCCAAACTTCCGACCACCAGGCATCTGCTCAAACGGTATGAAACCTGGAGGGAAGATCTTCG GGTTTATGTGGAGTAA